TGTATCCGCTTAAACATCAATATAAATGTCCTTATCCGTATTCAAATTTAATGTAGCAGTAAAGTGCATACGTTCGAATTCGattttcatcatttttctcTATCCGATTCCACATCTGTATTCGACAATATCCAACACTATCCGTATCTGTTTTCAGTAGAACTGtttaaaaaattatatttatttttcATAACTAATAttattaatttttataataAAGTTATAAGAGGATTATATTTACTCGTAAATATTCTTATTTTATCTATTTATggataaaattaattatatattttttattGTATATTAATAAAAAATGTTTATATATTTATtggaaatatatttttatttcttttattttttataCAATTATTTATTAGAAATTTTTTTGATAAATAAGCTATTTTTATTAGCTATCTTTGTTATATTGTCACACTTTAGTTGGTACATATAtaataattttatattttaaaaTTATCAATAAGAAAATAGCTAAATGTTATCCTAAGTATTAAGTAAATATCTAAATTCGAGGCATCCGTTTTGCATTGGCATTCGACAATATCCGAATTCGTATAGTATTCAACTTAAATATAGTAAAAATCGCTATCCAAATTCGCATATGTATTCGATCCGGTTCCACGTAGGTACCTAACCCATAAAAGGCTCTACGCTCAAGCGTCTTGCCCCATGAAGGCCTGAACCAAATCTTATCCATTCAAACCTCGAGTCGTCCGCGTGGTGGTCGCGCCGCCGCAGCGGAAAGCCGGAGACGGAGCGCGGCCGCAACCTTGCCTGCCTCGCGCCGTCACGCAGTTCGCGGTTCCCTCCACAGCTCATACCCACGCCCTTGAGGTTGTGCGGCGACCTGCACGCGGTGAAGACTTCAGGAAAACAAAAGGGGGAGGAACTCAGATCTCCGCAGTCCTCTGTTTTCCCTCCACACAGACACAGCACGCGCGGACGGCGCAGTCTCTCACCCCTCCCTCACCGCGCAAATGGCGGCCTCCTCCCCGGCCACGACCGCCCCTCCTCTCGTCGCGCCAGGGACCCACCGCGGCCACGGCGCCGGGATCCGCCGCCTCTCGGCGTCGCCGTCCTGCTACCCGTATCTCGCGCTGTCCTCCTCACCGGCCGTCTCCTCCGTCGCCGCCTCTGCTGGCTCCCTCAAACCCAAGCACAAGGTACGTAGCTACGATTCGGTTTGGTGTCGGTTTGATCCCCGATGGCCTGGTCGTGCGTCGCGTTTGATTTGCTTCTGTATGATCAATTTGTGGCGCCGCTTTTGTCTATATTTGTGCGATTCGTTAGGGTCTGGGACTTCGGTGCCGGGCCGCGGaggaggcgccgccgccggcgcgggggAAGGCTACGCTCAAGGTGATGATCTCGGGAGCGCCCGCGTCGGGCAAAGGGACGCTATGCCGCATGATCGTCGAGAAGGTGAAATGTGGAACCAATTATTCTTTTCCTTTTGCGTTGTGTGGCTGTGCCAACGTTTTCTTCGGTATCAATTGGTCTGAATTCTCGCTGTATTAGTGTAGGATCCAATCCGTTCATAATCCAGATTTTTGCTGGACCATACTCAATGTGAACATGTTAATGCGAAAATGTCTACTGAAAACTTTGTATCGTGCCAATCTGTGGAGATCTGAATGTTCCAGACATCAGTGTATAGTGGGGATTATCAAAATAAACCCTCTGAAAATattgatttgataatttgacATAAAAAATGTTTCCTTGACTTCTCTATTTGGCATAAGAAGAACGTAAGACTTTTATGTAATGCTATGCATGCATCAGAAAATTGTTGTTGGTTTGGCATTTGCAGTTTACCCATGTTCTTTATATATTTATAGGCTTTATACTTTTGTTTGCCCATTTCAACTCTAGTTTTGTGTAGTAAAAAAATTAATATTGTTGAGCACCTTCTAATGTTGTTTTCTTTTTGGTTTGCTTTCTTTTAGTATGGTTTAGTTCACATATCAACTGGAGATCTTCTGCGAGCTGAAGTATCTTCTGGCACAGAAATTGGCAAAAAAGCAAAAGAATATATGGATAGTGGAAAGCTTGTACCGGATCAAGATGTCACAGATGTATGTGACTTATTTGTCACAGATATGATCTTTTGGTAGAATTCTGTGAACTATCTGATTGCCTGCTATTTCAAGTAGATGGTGGTATCACGACTATCACAACTGGATGTACAAGAAAGAGGGTGGCTTCTTGATGGCTACCCAAGGAGCTTCAGTCAAGCACAAAGTCTTGAAAGTTTGAAAATAAGACCAGATACATTCATTGTGCTAGAAGTAAGTCAGAATTAACTATATATATGACATGTGCTTCTAATATTTAATTTTGACAAGTATTATGTTGGTATGCTGGATTCCACTTCCGGAACATCATCCATGCTTTTGTTTATAGGCATGACCAAAATCCTTTATGAATGTTACATTTTGTTTGTGCAATTATAACTGACTGGAGTGTTCACAAATGAGAGGATGTTTGAACCTTTTCCTTTCAAATAACTTTCTAATATGAGCTGAATATGTCTTTGAAAaaaatgagcttaatgtgttgATTCAGATTTTATAATACTCCCTAGTTCTGTGCAGTGAATTTCAAGTTTAGAATAGCTGTGAAAATATGTCAATGATTTAAAATGGATTTAATACTTAAATTTTATATTGAGTTCTTTTGCAGGCTATATCTTTTTCTTTGGTACCTTCTGTTGTACCAATGTGCATGCCTTGTGACATCCGGTTTAGCAGCAGCAGTACACTTGATTAATGACTTCTTTTTTTTGGTAACACTCAAGTTTTAATGTGGTTGTAATAATACCATGCCTTTTTGTTTTTTTCCACTCCTGCGTGACATTGTGTGACTGTGTATCATAGATACCGTTTTCTGGCTAGTGTAACACAGATTCCTTCGACCTCTTGCATTTCAATATTTTGCTTTCGTTGAATTCAGGTTCCTGATGACATTCTAATCGACAGATGTGTTGGAAGACGGCTGGATCCTGTTACCGGCAAAATTTACCATGTAAAAAACTCCCCCCCGGAGAATGAGGAGATTTCTGCCCGACTTATTACACGTTCTGACGATACATTTGAGAAGGTTCTTGTGTTGTCCACTTAGTaacttttttattttgttttctgTCAGCTTAAGACCGAAGATCCAAACAAACAGTTGCTGTATGGTGCTAACAGAAACAGAATGACTTTGTATCACCTTCCTAAGGAAGCCAATATAAGTATAAACCAAAACAATTTTATTAGGCTCACAAAATGGCACAAACACTCAGTTCAGCAATAAGATCTGAGTATGTATTTATGTTTTTCAAATAAGGTGCTAGTCTGAAAACTTGAGACTGTCAGGACTTGATTTCCAAGCATTCCTTTCTATTTTGTAAGATGCTGTTGGCATTTGTGAAGGACAATTTTTAACTATAAAGACAGTAATCATTGTAGCTCGGACATGTTTGTGACAGGACTTGAAGCCATCCCAACTTACTGTACTTGACAACTTATATGGTTTCTTTacctctttttttcttttgatgCAGTAATATTTGCTTAACGCTGGGATGTCTTTTCTAAACTTAAGTTTCTTCTTTATTTTTCAGGTTAAATCACGTCTTGATACATACAAGCAAAATTCTGAAGCTATTCTTCCTACATACTCAGATTTGCTTAATCAGGTGGTTGTGTGTTCCTAGTGACTATCAGAGCAATCCAAACTACAAACTTGTGAGTAATATTTTGTTGCTCTGTTGTGCAAGAATACAGATTGATGGAAATCGCCCAGTTGAAGTCATTTTTCAGGAGATAGATTCCCTATTACAGAAGATCTGTGAGAACAATTCTGCAAACAAGTTGACCCAAACAAATGGTGAGAGCATAAAAAATAAGTTCTTTACTAGCCTCTTATGCTGCCACTGATAAGTGATAAGCTATAACCAACATAAAAAAAAGTACTTTACTATGATTTTTTCTTTGTAAAAAAACTATTATCATTGATAATAACTATAGTGTGGtacttttgggttaactaaggATGAAATTATAATGGTATAGTGAACACATGTATATAATCAATTCATCTCTTCGGTCTTAAGGTATTTCTAGGGAGATCCATCAAGGTAGAGCACATGGTTGTGAAGACCTTAAACAAGCACCCTAACAAGACAAAATAAGCAGTTCGAATTCTTCACTACAAGTGAATCAGCAAATAATTTGAAACAGATAAAAAATGAAAAGGCAGCAGATTTGGCAACATTCTAGCCAGTATTTCATCTTTAAAATTTTGATTCCTTTTCGAACCCATAAATCACGGGGAGTTTTGATACTTATATAAATTAAGCGTTTTTCAGTTCTCATTGTTTTTTTAATTTTTAACAGTTACACTGAAACATGCTCCTATCATTCATAAAAATGATCAAGCCTTTTTATTTGACAGGAAGACCATCTGATTCCGAGGATACAGGTTCAAAACATGTATGCACTAGATAATAATTTAGTTTCATCTTATGCAAGAATTTTTAAAGTGATGTACAAAGGCTTCTATCTGTATCGTATGTGATGTACTAAGGCTTCTATCTGTATCGTTCATGTACTTTTAACGGTTGTGACCCAGGAGTGGCGTGGGATACCGACAAGATTGAATAACATTCCACATTCCAGGGAAATTAGGAAATACTTCTACGATGATGTATTACATGCTACAAAACGTGCTATTGAAGACAAAAAGACTCGGTTGCAGGTTGCTGCTTATCTTTCAAATTCAATTTATGTTAATTTCTTTaaaagattggaagcacaggaCATAATTTAGCCACCTTGTATTATTACTATTAAAATATGTGAGCTTTAATGCGACTGATTTATCGAACTGAACAATCGAATAATTTTTTCCAGT
The Panicum hallii strain FIL2 chromosome 6, PHallii_v3.1, whole genome shotgun sequence genome window above contains:
- the LOC112896473 gene encoding probable adenylate kinase 5, chloroplastic isoform X1; protein product: MAASSPATTAPPLVAPGTHRGHGAGIRRLSASPSCYPYLALSSSPAVSSVAASAGSLKPKHKGLGLRCRAAEEAPPPARGKATLKVMISGAPASGKGTLCRMIVEKYGLVHISTGDLLRAEVSSGTEIGKKAKEYMDSGKLVPDQDVTDMVVSRLSQLDVQERGWLLDGYPRSFSQAQSLESLKIRPDTFIVLEVPDDILIDRCVGRRLDPVTGKIYHVKNSPPENEEISARLITRSDDTFEKVKSRLDTYKQNSEAILPTYSDLLNQIDGNRPVEVIFQEIDSLLQKICENNSANKLTQTNGRPSDSEDTGSKHEWRGIPTRLNNIPHSREIRKYFYDDVLHATKRAIEDKKTRLQIDINIPELNPEMDVYRIGTLMELVRELSLSFADDGKRVKVCVQGSMGQGAFAGIPLQLAGTRKILEFMDWGDYGAKGTFINIGAVGASEVDKEDDMFILIAPQNAVGNCIIDDMRAMTDAAGDRPVILVNPRLKDMPGSSGVMQTMGREMRLKYAASFETCYSFRLLYYAGSFYPIMGALRMAYPNKYEIYRRVDEPSGKEKYVLIAEFTEKPTPDDITGAFKGRKKDEEKASSGFWGFLSGIL
- the LOC112896473 gene encoding probable adenylate kinase 5, chloroplastic isoform X2, which produces MAASSPATTAPPLVAPGTHRGHGAGIRRLSASPSCYPYLALSSSPAVSSVAASAGSLKPKHKGLGLRCRAAEEAPPPARGKATLKVMISGAPASGKGTLCRMIVEKYGLVHISTGDLLRAEVSSGTEIGKKAKEYMDSGKLVPDQDVTDMVVSRLSQLDVQERGWLLDGYPRSFSQAQSLESLKIRPDTFIVLEVPDDILIDRCVGRRLDPVTGKIYHVKNSPPENEEISARLITRSDDTFEKVKSRLDTYKQNSEAILPTYSDLLNQIDGNRPVEVIFQEIDSLLQKICENNSANKLTQTNGRPSDSEDTGSKHEWRGIPTRLNNIPHSREIRKYFYDDVLHATKRAIEDKKTRLQIDINIPELNPEMDVYRIGTLMELVRELSLSFADDGKRVKVCVQGSMGQGAFAGIPLQLAGTRKILEFMDWGDYGAKGTFINIGAVGASEVDKEDDMFILIAPQNAVGNCIIDDMRAMTDAAGDRPVILVNPRLKDMPGSSGVMQLLNL